GCACGACGCTCTTCGAAGTAGTTGCGTAGCAGGATGGCCGTCAGGTTCATCGTGAACAAGAGAATCATAAGCACCACGATGGCGGCGGCCGCCAGGCCCTCAAACTCGGCCTGGGGGCGGGCCGTCCAGTTAAAGATCTGAATCGGAAGCGCGGTGAACTGATCCAGGGCCCCGCGGGGAAGGAACGGAACGAAGGTGAGTGCCCCGATGAGGATGAGGGGCGCCGTTTCCCCGATGGCCCGGCTGAGCGCGAGAATGACCCCGGTGAAGATGCCGGGGGCGGCCATCGGCAGGACGTGGCTCCAGATGACCTGCGAGCGCGTGGCACCGAGGGCATAGGCATTCTCGCGGATGCCGCTCGGAATGCTTCGGAGGGCCTCCTGGGTGCTGATAATGATGATGGGCAGGATGAGCAGGCTAAGCGTCAGGGCCCCGGCCAGGAGGCTCTGTTCCAGCGCCGCGAAACGCACGAAGAGGGCGAGTCCCAGAATGCCGTATACCACCGAGGGGACCCCGGCGAGGTTGGCAATGTTGATCTGAATCAGGCGCAGAAGCCAGCCGTCCCGCGCGTATTCTTCGAGGTACACGGCGGAGGCCACCCCCAGCGGTACCGAAATGAGAGCGGTAAGCCCCATCAGCCAGAGCGAGCCGACCAGGGCAGACTTGATGCCCGCCTCCTGCGCCTTTCGGGACGGAAAGCTACTGAGAAACTGCACGTCGAGCCAGGGCACGCCCGAGGTGACGACGTCCACCAGAAGCGTCACGAGCACGACCACGCCGAAGATCGTGGCCAGGAAGAGGACGCCGGCCAGGATGATCCCGATGCGCTTGCGGCGAGAACGGTGGGT
This window of the Salinibacter grassmerensis genome carries:
- the pstA gene encoding phosphate ABC transporter permease PstA, which produces MEPSEDGSFQTHRSRRKRIGIILAGVLFLATIFGVVVLVTLLVDVVTSGVPWLDVQFLSSFPSRKAQEAGIKSALVGSLWLMGLTALISVPLGVASAVYLEEYARDGWLLRLIQINIANLAGVPSVVYGILGLALFVRFAALEQSLLAGALTLSLLILPIIIISTQEALRSIPSGIRENAYALGATRSQVIWSHVLPMAAPGIFTGVILALSRAIGETAPLILIGALTFVPFLPRGALDQFTALPIQIFNWTARPQAEFEGLAAAAIVVLMILLFTMNLTAILLRNYFEERRAGS